Part of the Micromonospora rhizosphaerae genome is shown below.
TCATTAGACTTTGGGGGTCCCCGGTCGTGTCAAGCATCACCCTGCGTCGTCTCACATTCTGGGCAGGCCGGGGCGCGATCGCGGATTAAGCGTCGAGATCACTGGCCGCAAGACCTCCTGCAAGATCGAAGTTGAGCGCTCAACCTGGTCTATTGAATCCAGACAAAAGCCTTCCTGTTGCTTGCGCTGTCCAGCGACCGATGGCGGTCTTGCCCCCGTCTTCAGCCTCGTGATGGAAAATCTGCGGCGCCGAGGGCGCGCGATGGCTTAATGCAACGCTGCCCACCCGACGCCTCGGGGCATCGGGCGCTAGCTATAGCTAACCTTGCCGGCCCGTCGTTGGACGCCAGTCCAAGGCCGGAGCAGCTGGCAGAGCATCGCTCGTTCCCCGCTGATGCAGCTGATCTCGGCAGAATCGGATGGATCGGGACGCCGTCGACATCGAGGCTGCGGAGCGCCTGCGGTACCGCCTGCGCTCACGGGGGCAGGTCGTCCCTGTGTGGTGGCGCGGGATCAGTCGGCGCGCCCGTATACCGCCAGGTTCGCCCACGACCACAGCGGGCGGTCCGGCGTGTGACCGGCGGCTGAGCGTAGCGCGGCGCCGGGGCTGGCGCCGTCGGCGAGCGTCTCGTACAGCGATGCCATCTGCGTCGCGGTGGTGTCGTCGGCGACCGGCCAGCGGGACACGATGACCGATGAGGCGCCGCGCCGCAGGCATGCGGTTGTCAGGTCGATGGGCCAGCGGATGGTGCCGGCCGCGCCGGAGCGGCAGGCGGCCAGCACCACCACCGGGGGCAGGCGCCAACCAAGGACGTCGAGGCCGGTGGCGGTGCCGCGCGGCAGGTGCAGGGTCAGACCGGAAGGTGACACGGTGCCGTGGACAGCGAGCGTGAGTACCTGGTAGTGGTGTTCGCGCAATTGCGCGCCGAGCTTGCCGGGTGAGAGGACGGCCTGCCCGTCGATAACGCCGGCGCGGCCCAGCGCCCGCAGGTACCGCATCTCCGCGGCGGCGCCGGGCAGAGTCTCGTCGAAGACGCCGACCAGTCGGTAGGGGCGGGACAGCCGCGGCGGCGGGGGTAGCCGCGCCCACGTTGTCAGGGCCGGTGCAACGGTGACCGGGGCGTGCGGGTCGAGGACGGGCCGCCCGGCGATGGTGAGGGCCTCGACCGGCAGCGGGCGCAGCGCCGGGGACGGGATCACGATCACCGAGCCGGCGGCACCTTGGCGGGTGAGCGGCAGGGCGCCGAGCAGCTTCTCGCCAAGCTTGTCGCACACGGCAGGGGTCATCCGGGCCGGTCGGCTGTCAGCCAGGTCTCGGAGCGCGCGCCCGGCGGCCGCGGTCAACTCGGACACGCAGGCCGCAACCTGGTCGTCGGCGGAGCGCCAGGCCACCACGATCGTCTCGAGCGATGTGTCCAGCTCGTGGATCCACAGGCACAGCCGGTCGCCGACGTCGACTGTGGACGGATCGGCCAGCTGCGGCGGCGTCGCACGGCGGCCCAGGGTACCGGCCAGCAGGGAGCGGTGCAGCAGCGCCTCGAATGGCGCACCTCGGTTGATCTCGTAGACGGCCAGGTCGACGGCCAGGTGCTCGCCGACGGCCAGCGCCGAGGCCTCCAGCAACCGGGCGGCGGCGCGGGCGGCCCAGGGACGGCCGTCCCGTGCGGCCAGGCTGGCAACGTAGCGCACTGCTCGCTGCGGCAGGGGATTGGCGGGCGGGTCGGCGGGTCTTGTCGGACCTGACCGCGATCGGGCTACGGCCGGAGTTGCCGTACACGCTGACGTGGGGTGACGGGCTGAGCATCGACGTTGCCGGGGACCTGACGTGGGTCACCGACGGCTGGTTCCGACGGCAGAAGCCGGTGGAGGTGCCAGCGTGAATGAGCGGGATACCGCAGTGTGGTGGGCAAAGGTTCGCTCCGGGGGCCCGCAGCGGGCCTCGGCGGGCAGCCCGTCACCGGCGGGGATGCGGCGGCTGATCGAAGCGGACGCGCAATCGGTGTGGCTGCTGCCGAACATTCCGTCCAGCGCCGGCCCGCAGGTTCTCGCCGAATACCGGCAGCAGGCGGTGACGCTGCAGGACGCCGCCGGCACGTTACGGGTTCTCGCCTCGTGCCTGCGCTGCTGCTGGCCCGACCCGGGAACGGATCCGTGGCCAGGCCAGCCGGCGGACCTCGCACGCGTCGATCGGGTCCTGGAGCAGCTCACCCCGGGCCGGGACCAGAGAAGCCGACAGCGGCTGCTGACCGCCGCCCTGCGCAGGCTGGAAGCCGCCCGTTGGGTGCTGCAAACCGCGGGGAGGGTGCGGCTGGGGCCGCGGGTTGCGACGTGGGGGCCGCTGGAGCTGTCCACGGTCCGGGAGCTGTGGCGGATGATCCCCGACCCGGACTCTGATATGCGGCCGCAGAGACAGGAGGCGCGGTGAGCAGCGACCAGAACCCACTGTTCGAAGCCGTCCTGGCCACGCTGACCGACCGGCAGCGGGAGCACGTCGAAGCGGCGTACGCGTTGCTGGAACACAGCCGGGAACCGGTCCACCGGCAGGAACTGCTCGCGTTCCAGGACCCGACGAGCCGGGACCGGCTGGAGCAGTTGCTGCGCCGCACCGGCCGGGTCCTCGTCCAGGTCGACGGGCTGCGGTTCACCTCCGGCTACGACGATGCCGTCGCCACGCAGTTGACCGGCAGCGGCTGGCAGCCGCTGACCGTGGTCGAACGGGCGGTGCTCGTCCTCGTGCTCGTCTACTCGGTCGCGATACCGCGCAGCGAGGAACGCCTCGCGCAGGACGTGTGGACGAGCCCCTACCCGACGGCGGAGGAGGACATCCTGCGGGCCAGCAAGGTTCCGGCGGTCGCGGCGAAGACCGCGTTGAGCAAACTTGTCGCGTGCGGCCTGCTCGGCCGGGTCCGTGACCGCGTCGACGCCGAAGGTGGGTACGTGCCCGGTCCGCAACTGCTGCGGCTGACCCCTGCCGTGCGGGAGCGGCTACAAGACCAGCTGATCCTCGCCGCCGCCCCAAACCATCCGCTCGCCGCCGTGATCCGCGAGCGCCGTAACCGCACCATCAGCAGGGAGAATCCTCGTTGACGGCACCAGGCAGCTTCCTCGATGACGATGGCGCCACTGACATCGTCGGGCCGAGAGTCCTTGCTGGCATCCAGATGATCAATATCTCGCGGTTGTCGACCCATCCCGTGCCAATCACCTCACGAGGACTGATCACCGTCGCGGGACAGGGCCCGTCGGACTCCAACGGCGCCGGAAAGTCGTCATTCATCGCCGGGCTCAGCCTGCTGCACGCCGACGACCAATGGCGGCTGCAGTCGGGTGCGCAGGCCGCCGCTGAGCTGCTGTTCACCGCGGAGCTAGCCGGGCAGGAAGTCGTGCACGCCAACGCCGACCACGGCTACATCATCGGCGTATTCGTCCCGCCAGCTAGCCACACAATCGCCGAGATCGAGGCGGATGCGTTGACCGTGTGGTTGCGGATCAACCGGCAGGCGCCGCACGTCGAGCTGCGGTGGAAGCCGCAGCGGCACGTCGCGTACGGCGACACGGAGAACGACCGGGCCGCCGGCGCCGACCAGCTGTGGGACACGCTGCCGTCTAGTAACGGCCGCACGAACATCCGCGCGAACAAGCTCGCCCGCACGTTGTACGGCAGGACGGTGCGGTGCGTGTCGTTCCTGTCGACGTCGGTGCGGGCCAGCGCGACGGCGAACCTGCTCGCCCAGCCGTTGAACGAACTGACCCCGGAGCGGATCTTCGACGCGATCGGTGCGTTGACCGGCCTGAACAGGGAGATCGACGACGAGCTGAAGGCCCGGCAGAAGGAGTACCAGCACGCGGTCGACGCCCAGCGTGCGCAGCACGAGTACGACGAGTGGAACAGGCGGGTCACGTCACCGAGGACATGATTCACGCTCGGGAAAAAGCCCGCACCTTGAAGGCCGACGCATACGACAGCTGGAGGTCGCGGTGCGCACGCTTCCTCATCGACGGGGTCGCCGCGGACGACGACCTGGCCCACGACATCGGCCAACTCGAAACCCGGCGTGAAGAGCTCGAAGCGAGCATCGAGATCGCCGACGTCAACCTGGAGCGGCTCACCGACGACAAGACGTTCGAGGTCAGCTATCGCCAACGGGTAAAGGCACACGAGGAGGCTCAGGCCGCAGTCAACGACCTGAAAGACCAGGAGAAGGGAAACGTCGCCCGGATCGAGGTGCACACCGGCCGGATCCGGACTCTACGGAAGAGCGCGGAGGCCGCAGACGGGCGGACGCAACCCGAAGCCGAGCACGAACTCCGCGAGGCGGAAGCCGCCATCCAGGCCGCGCAGCGCAACAAGGGTGTCACCCAGAAGGCTGTCCAGCAGGCACGCGAGGCTCTTAACGCAGCGGAACGCGGCGAGGACGTCGCGGTGGCCCAGGTCCAGGCGCTGCGTGACCGCGGCATTACGGGCATTCCACTCGTGGACGCGATCTCGCTGACCGAGCAGCAGCGGCCCGTGTGGGAGGCGCGGCTGCTGCCGTACCGGCATGCGGTCGTTGTCACCGACGCGGCCGAGGCGATGAAGGTCCTAACGACGGTGCCTGGCTCGTTGCTGGTCGAAGCGGACCGCGACGGGAAGCCCGGCGGCCTGGACCTGCCCAACGCCCCAGACGCGACCATGACCGTGAATCGGTTTCTGACCGCGCTGCGCGACCGCGCCGACGACGACACCGGCCGGATTGACACGACCGCCGGCGTGTACGGCATCGCCGGGTTCACTGAAGCGATGACCGGTCGCGCCGGCCGCATCCAGGCCGCTC
Proteins encoded:
- a CDS encoding CHAT domain-containing protein; the encoded protein is MRYVASLAARDGRPWAARAAARLLEASALAVGEHLAVDLAVYEINRGAPFEALLHRSLLAGTLGRRATPPQLADPSTVDVGDRLCLWIHELDTSLETIVVAWRSADDQVAACVSELTAAAGRALRDLADSRPARMTPAVCDKLGEKLLGALPLTRQGAAGSVIVIPSPALRPLPVEALTIAGRPVLDPHAPVTVAPALTTWARLPPPPRLSRPYRLVGVFDETLPGAAAEMRYLRALGRAGVIDGQAVLSPGKLGAQLREHHYQVLTLAVHGTVSPSGLTLHLPRGTATGLDVLGWRLPPVVVLAACRSGAAGTIRWPIDLTTACLRRGASSVIVSRWPVADDTTATQMASLYETLADGASPGAALRSAAGHTPDRPLWSWANLAVYGRAD